One window of the Candidatus Zixiibacteriota bacterium genome contains the following:
- a CDS encoding conserved hypothetical protein (Evidence 4 : Unknown function but conserved in other organisms) gives MKIFRIVRDIVRRQFLSGVLVVVPLIITYVVLRFLFESVDGILSPLIAKLLNREIPGLGIIATILIILLAGFLTRNIIGATLIRYADKALARMPIIRIFYLAAKQLIEAVTVPNIKAFKEVVMIEYPRRGIYAIGFATTKVKFECEKENARKLVGVFIPSTPTPMTGIVVFLPEDEIITIRLTIEEGLKLIVSGGIVSPESICRAEKSALEEL, from the coding sequence ATGAAGATATTTCGCATTGTTCGCGATATAGTCCGGCGCCAGTTCCTTTCCGGGGTCCTGGTGGTCGTTCCCCTTATTATTACTTATGTCGTACTTCGTTTTCTTTTTGAGAGTGTCGACGGCATCCTGTCGCCGCTCATTGCCAAACTCCTGAACCGGGAAATACCGGGACTCGGCATTATCGCCACTATTTTGATAATTCTTCTGGCCGGATTCCTGACCCGAAATATTATCGGCGCCACTCTTATCCGCTACGCCGATAAGGCCCTGGCCCGGATGCCGATAATCCGTATTTTTTATCTCGCCGCCAAACAATTGATAGAGGCGGTAACCGTCCCGAATATCAAGGCCTTCAAAGAAGTCGTCATGATCGAATATCCCCGCCGGGGAATTTACGCCATCGGATTTGCGACCACCAAAGTCAAGTTCGAATGCGAAAAGGAGAATGCCAGGAAACTGGTCGGGGTTTTCATCCCGTCGACGCCGACTCCCATGACCGGTATCGTGGTGTTTCTTCCCGAAGATGAAATAATCACCATCAGACTAACTATCGAAGAAGGTCTTAAATTGATTGTCTCCGGCGGTATTGTCTCGCCGGAGTCTATCTGCCGGGCCGAAAAATCCGCCCTCGAGGAGTTATAA
- the ndhE gene encoding NAD(P)H-quinone oxidoreductase subunit 4L: MLQYLALAAILFAIGVFGVLTRRNAVGILMSLELMFNAANINFVTFNKYITPDTLTGQIFAAFVVVIAAAEAVVGLAIVLLLYRNWKGIDVDRINIMKW, translated from the coding sequence ATGTTACAGTATCTGGCTCTGGCCGCGATCCTTTTTGCCATCGGCGTTTTCGGGGTTCTTACCCGGCGCAACGCCGTCGGTATCCTGATGTCGCTGGAACTGATGTTTAACGCCGCCAACATAAATTTCGTGACTTTTAACAAGTATATCACGCCGGATACCCTGACCGGGCAGATTTTCGCCGCCTTCGTGGTCGTCATCGCGGCCGCCGAAGCGGTGGTGGGACTGGCGATCGTGCTCCTTCTATACCGCAACTGGAAGGGGATCGATGTTGACCGGATTAATATAATGAAGTGGTAA
- a CDS encoding exported hypothetical protein (Evidence 5 : Unknown function) yields MRGFVLTILLFLAGAGAMAQETAPVDSTPDTNALVPVPLVKFETENYFLTKAFYPDYRADEHEIWQDIFDVEKKAAPLLALWQIWGDSILRDIEIYSGIPWKEPGIKIHLMKYLPVPGLYEPLAIPIIGIKQGLVIEAPASGYHQLLVLIQYLAGRNLLQVEYPSDTLAAVSNHPLLDQGPYRFDVMAVAVALSAARRIIPEDSLVQITSSAVWKRQFPGWGIYKNYFRDKWVLSPSTPLLQYLQNEPYNSTLVAMTAPPDESSPEKSDSGTASQSLPASSSVGGRLGFFAERQRGGIYRVTAIDSTKLAYSCGLRLGDQIRSVNGLAAGTFSALIGDIIDRLSGDGAYLEISRAGEIKGILIQAH; encoded by the coding sequence ATGAGAGGATTCGTTCTCACGATTCTTTTGTTCCTGGCGGGCGCCGGTGCGATGGCACAGGAGACGGCGCCGGTCGATAGTACACCGGACACCAACGCCCTTGTCCCGGTGCCTCTGGTTAAATTCGAAACCGAAAACTATTTTTTGACCAAAGCCTTCTACCCCGACTACCGGGCCGATGAGCATGAAATCTGGCAGGATATTTTCGATGTCGAAAAGAAGGCGGCGCCGCTTCTGGCCCTCTGGCAGATATGGGGTGATTCTATCCTCCGTGACATCGAGATTTATTCGGGGATTCCCTGGAAAGAACCGGGGATAAAAATCCATCTCATGAAATACCTGCCGGTGCCGGGATTATACGAGCCCCTGGCCATTCCGATTATAGGCATAAAGCAGGGCCTTGTTATCGAGGCGCCGGCATCGGGGTATCATCAACTGCTGGTGCTGATTCAATATCTGGCAGGACGAAATCTGCTTCAAGTGGAATATCCCAGCGATACGCTGGCCGCTGTCAGCAATCATCCGCTTCTGGACCAGGGGCCGTATCGATTCGATGTCATGGCGGTGGCAGTGGCTCTATCCGCCGCAAGAAGAATAATTCCGGAAGACAGTCTGGTTCAAATTACATCGTCGGCGGTCTGGAAAAGGCAATTTCCGGGCTGGGGCATATATAAGAATTATTTTCGGGATAAATGGGTTCTTTCGCCCTCCACTCCCCTGCTTCAATATCTTCAAAATGAACCATATAACTCTACCCTGGTAGCCATGACCGCCCCGCCGGACGAGAGTTCCCCGGAAAAGAGCGACAGCGGGACGGCCTCTCAATCGCTTCCGGCATCGTCATCGGTAGGCGGACGGCTCGGTTTTTTTGCGGAACGTCAACGAGGCGGAATATACAGGGTGACGGCCATCGATTCGACCAAACTGGCCTATTCCTGCGGACTGCGGCTGGGGGATCAGATTCGATCCGTGAACGGATTGGCGGCGGGAACATTCAGCGCACTTATCGGGGACATTATTGACCGGCTCAGCGGCGACGGGGCCTATCTGGAAATCAGTCGCGCCGGGGAAATCAAAGGAATCTTGATTCAGGCCCACTGA
- a CDS encoding conserved hypothetical protein (Evidence 4 : Unknown function but conserved in other organisms), with product MRLANMLKESLIVDNLKARNKEEAIDELLGLLKEESPESNLEIMKELLIEREEIENTSYGRGFAFPHARTDEIDDMYILLGVSKNGLSDRTRDKIPLHVIVLLLTPSYISKLYLQTLSAFATLARIEGNLTKLIEAKTKSDIIDVIWQSNVRVDRELTVKNIMRRDVIMVTPEDTLKRVANLMFKQRLSALAVVDSDGNLLGQITDKDLISAALPNYEAMVTNLNFRVEGEPFEELLKQEEKIKVSQLYNTEHVTTSMETRLIDAAALMIFKNLRRIFVVKDGKLVGILVRKDIVNFIIRG from the coding sequence ATGCGTCTGGCCAACATGCTTAAAGAATCGCTGATTGTCGATAACCTGAAAGCACGTAACAAGGAAGAGGCCATCGACGAACTGCTTGGGCTCCTCAAAGAAGAGAGCCCCGAATCTAATCTGGAAATAATGAAAGAGTTGCTGATTGAAAGAGAAGAGATCGAAAATACTTCCTATGGACGGGGCTTTGCCTTCCCTCATGCCCGCACCGATGAAATCGATGACATGTACATCCTCCTGGGGGTCTCGAAAAATGGCCTCTCCGATCGAACTCGTGACAAAATCCCGCTTCATGTCATCGTCCTCCTTCTGACCCCTTCGTATATTTCAAAATTGTATCTTCAGACCCTGTCGGCTTTCGCGACCCTGGCCCGCATTGAAGGCAATCTGACGAAATTGATTGAAGCCAAAACCAAATCCGACATAATCGATGTCATCTGGCAGAGCAATGTGCGCGTGGACCGGGAACTGACAGTTAAGAATATTATGCGCCGCGATGTCATCATGGTCACGCCCGAAGATACTCTCAAGCGGGTAGCCAACCTGATGTTCAAGCAAAGGCTTTCCGCCCTGGCCGTGGTCGATAGTGACGGCAACCTTTTGGGTCAGATTACCGACAAAGACTTAATTTCCGCCGCTTTGCCGAATTATGAGGCGATGGTTACCAATCTCAATTTCAGAGTCGAGGGGGAGCCGTTTGAAGAACTCCTGAAACAGGAAGAAAAAATAAAGGTCTCACAGCTATATAATACCGAGCACGTTACGACTTCCATGGAGACCAGGCTGATCGATGCCGCCGCCCTGATGATTTTCAAAAATTTGCGGCGCATTTTCGTTGTCAAGGACGGCAAATTGGTCGGTATTCTCGTCCGCAAAGATATTGTCAATTTTATCATTCGCGGCTGA
- the ndhF gene encoding NAD(P)H-quinone oxidoreductase chain 5, with translation MLENAFLIPFYPLLAFVVIIFFTRWKEKLSSYIAISMVLLAFVHSLFVFIAMLGRHGEPLEKIVTFISQPSLTLELGMYVDALTSVMLLVVTIVASCVQIYSLGYMHGDPRYSRYFSYLSLFTFSMLGLVIANNFFMIFIFWELVGLTSYLLIGFWFEKKSAADAGKKAFITTRIGDLGFIVGILILAAYAGTLNYQQVFEKISSGALAPGIVTLAGIFIFCGAVGKSAQFPLHVWLPDAMEGPTPVSALIHAATMVAAGVYLVARAMTVFVGSAEAAMVVAVIGLITSFLAASIALTQNDIKRVLAYSTVSQLGYMIMALGLYGVDSAHGHHSPGYVAGTFHLMTHAFFKALLFLGAGSVIHAVHTNDIQDMGGLHKKMKITSITFFIASLSIAGIFPLSGFWSKDEIVATTVGHPIFMVFTLAIAFMTAFYMFRLCFLTFTGKPRVQEKFDHAHESPKTMTYPLMFLAFLAVFAGWVGLPWLSHGFSSYVYHEEVHHAEPNYLLMLISTVVALSGIGLSYLMYYRKSLSADAIAEKIKPLYNLSYHKFYFDEIYNAVIIQPLLGLTNVLWWFDANVVDGLVNFVGWFTVKWADLKQWFDQYIVDGAVNGAGYVCMAGSWLLRYLQSGSIQFYTLVIIAAAIGLVIYRVTPQGFLFYLAGLLIMALSRILARIFNTNRVKANGNVEG, from the coding sequence ATGCTCGAGAATGCCTTTTTAATACCGTTTTATCCTCTTCTGGCCTTCGTGGTGATTATTTTCTTCACCCGCTGGAAAGAGAAACTGTCGTCATATATCGCCATCAGTATGGTCTTGCTGGCTTTCGTCCATTCGCTCTTCGTCTTCATAGCCATGCTGGGACGGCACGGCGAACCGCTGGAAAAAATCGTGACTTTCATCTCCCAGCCGTCGCTGACGCTTGAACTCGGAATGTATGTCGATGCCCTGACTTCGGTCATGCTTCTGGTAGTGACCATTGTCGCCAGTTGCGTACAGATTTATTCTCTCGGCTACATGCACGGCGACCCGCGCTACAGCCGCTATTTCTCGTACCTGTCGCTCTTCACTTTCTCCATGCTGGGATTGGTCATCGCCAACAACTTTTTCATGATATTCATCTTCTGGGAACTGGTCGGGCTGACCAGTTACCTTCTGATCGGCTTCTGGTTCGAGAAAAAGTCGGCCGCCGATGCCGGCAAAAAGGCCTTTATCACCACCCGTATCGGAGATCTGGGGTTTATCGTCGGCATCCTGATTCTGGCCGCCTATGCCGGGACCCTCAATTATCAGCAGGTTTTTGAGAAAATTTCCTCCGGCGCCCTCGCCCCGGGCATCGTAACTCTGGCCGGAATCTTCATCTTTTGCGGTGCCGTCGGAAAATCGGCACAGTTCCCGTTACATGTCTGGTTGCCCGATGCTATGGAAGGTCCGACCCCGGTTTCGGCTTTGATTCATGCCGCTACTATGGTCGCCGCCGGTGTCTATCTGGTGGCGCGGGCCATGACAGTTTTTGTCGGTTCGGCGGAGGCCGCGATGGTGGTGGCCGTCATCGGCCTTATCACTTCCTTTCTGGCCGCTTCGATTGCCCTCACCCAGAATGATATCAAGAGAGTCCTGGCGTATTCGACCGTCAGCCAGCTCGGATATATGATTATGGCTCTGGGATTATATGGAGTCGACTCGGCGCACGGGCATCATTCCCCCGGTTATGTGGCCGGCACGTTCCACCTGATGACCCACGCTTTCTTTAAGGCCCTCTTGTTCCTCGGCGCCGGCTCCGTGATTCATGCCGTGCATACCAACGATATTCAGGACATGGGCGGCCTGCACAAAAAAATGAAAATTACCTCGATCACATTTTTCATCGCTTCCCTGTCGATTGCCGGTATATTCCCCCTTTCGGGCTTCTGGTCAAAAGACGAAATCGTGGCGACCACCGTCGGTCATCCTATTTTCATGGTATTCACTCTGGCCATCGCCTTCATGACGGCGTTCTATATGTTCCGCCTCTGTTTCCTGACCTTCACCGGTAAACCCCGGGTGCAGGAGAAATTCGATCATGCCCACGAATCGCCCAAAACCATGACCTACCCCTTGATGTTCCTCGCTTTTCTGGCCGTTTTTGCCGGGTGGGTCGGACTGCCGTGGCTGTCCCACGGTTTCTCCTCTTACGTATATCACGAAGAGGTGCATCACGCCGAACCGAATTATCTTTTGATGCTCATTTCGACCGTCGTGGCGCTTTCCGGTATCGGGCTGTCATACCTGATGTATTATCGGAAAAGTCTCTCCGCCGATGCCATCGCCGAGAAAATCAAACCGCTTTATAATCTTTCTTACCATAAATTCTATTTCGATGAAATCTACAACGCTGTGATAATACAACCTCTGCTCGGATTGACCAATGTCCTCTGGTGGTTCGACGCCAATGTGGTGGACGGGCTGGTCAATTTTGTCGGCTGGTTTACCGTCAAATGGGCCGATCTCAAGCAGTGGTTCGATCAATATATTGTCGATGGTGCCGTCAATGGAGCCGGATATGTTTGTATGGCTGGTTCCTGGCTGTTGCGCTATTTGCAGAGCGGTTCGATCCAGTTTTATACCCTGGTGATTATCGCGGCCGCCATCGGACTGGTCATTTATAGAGTCACCCCGCAAGGTTTCCTTTTTTATCTGGCCGGCCTTCTGATTATGGCCCTGTCGCGGATTCTGGCCAGAATATTCAATACCAATCGGGTTAAGGCCAACGGCAATGTTGAAGGATAG
- a CDS encoding NADH-quinone oxidoreductase subunit I (modular protein) has product MRKVYSGIKNLIIGLFTTGKHLGRHAITVQYPTERWPMPERSRGIVVLLSDKETGELNCTTCLLCMRACPSAAIRIDYDKDEKGKRILKDFVVDQGLCCFCGLCEEACNFSAIKMATKYEFSTYKSENLIWHTDKLQEIGRDVPYQKPERKKPEAKPAAPKPAAAPNPAPADKKEPEKKENPDSEVNDAN; this is encoded by the coding sequence GTGAGAAAAGTATATAGCGGCATAAAAAATTTGATTATCGGGCTTTTCACGACCGGAAAACATCTCGGCCGTCACGCTATCACGGTGCAGTACCCGACCGAACGCTGGCCGATGCCGGAACGCTCGCGCGGCATCGTGGTGCTTCTGTCCGACAAAGAAACCGGCGAACTGAATTGCACCACCTGCCTGCTCTGCATGCGGGCCTGCCCCTCGGCGGCTATCCGGATCGATTACGACAAAGACGAAAAGGGGAAAAGAATCCTGAAAGATTTCGTGGTCGATCAGGGCCTCTGCTGTTTCTGCGGCCTGTGCGAAGAAGCCTGCAACTTCTCCGCCATCAAGATGGCCACCAAGTACGAATTTTCGACTTACAAGTCCGAGAATTTGATCTGGCACACCGACAAACTGCAGGAAATCGGGCGCGATGTGCCGTACCAGAAACCGGAACGGAAAAAACCGGAAGCCAAACCGGCCGCTCCCAAACCGGCCGCCGCGCCGAATCCCGCCCCGGCCGACAAAAAAGAACCGGAAAAGAAAGAGAATCCGGATTCCGAGGTGAACGATGCAAACTGA
- a CDS encoding conserved membrane hypothetical protein (Evidence 4 : Unknown function but conserved in other organisms), giving the protein MAEIETILSYKIFLWIGFNILILILLALDLGVFHRKDHTISVKEGFVWSIIWIIVAFAFNFVVYLWKGHEVGLQFMTGYLIERALSIDNIFVFLVIFTYFKVSSKYQYRVLFWGILGALILRGLFIGVGTLLISEFHWILYIFGALLIITAIRLAIGKEREIEPEKNPLLKIVRKFLPITPGYEGHSFLVKKDGKIWGTPLLIVLIVVETTDLVFALDSIPAIFAITLDPFIVYSSNVFAILGLRALYFAIAGLMEIFYYLKYALSAILGFVGLKMLVSHYVKISSAVALSVIGGILLLAIIISIIFPHHDKTKAEHQTAEKSQN; this is encoded by the coding sequence ATGGCTGAAATTGAAACTATACTTTCCTACAAGATCTTTCTCTGGATCGGATTCAATATCCTGATTCTTATCCTGCTGGCGCTCGATCTGGGGGTATTTCATCGCAAAGACCATACGATTTCGGTAAAAGAAGGTTTTGTATGGAGTATCATCTGGATTATTGTCGCGTTTGCTTTCAATTTCGTGGTATATCTCTGGAAAGGACACGAGGTCGGTCTGCAATTCATGACCGGTTACCTGATTGAGCGGGCCCTATCAATCGACAATATTTTTGTATTTCTGGTTATTTTCACCTATTTCAAGGTTTCATCCAAGTATCAATACCGGGTCCTTTTCTGGGGAATTCTGGGGGCGCTTATATTGCGCGGGTTATTCATCGGCGTGGGGACCCTTCTAATTTCGGAATTTCACTGGATTTTATATATTTTCGGGGCGCTTCTAATTATTACGGCCATCAGGCTCGCGATTGGAAAAGAGAGGGAAATCGAGCCGGAAAAGAATCCGCTCCTGAAAATTGTGCGGAAGTTCCTGCCGATTACGCCGGGGTATGAAGGGCACTCTTTCCTGGTCAAGAAAGATGGCAAGATCTGGGGAACACCGTTGTTGATTGTGCTGATCGTGGTGGAAACGACCGACCTGGTTTTTGCCCTGGATTCGATCCCGGCCATCTTTGCCATTACGCTCGACCCATTCATAGTATATAGTTCGAATGTCTTTGCCATACTCGGCCTGCGAGCCCTCTACTTCGCTATTGCCGGACTGATGGAGATTTTCTATTATCTGAAGTACGCGCTGTCGGCGATACTCGGCTTTGTCGGGCTGAAGATGTTGGTTTCGCATTATGTCAAGATTTCGTCGGCGGTGGCCCTGAGTGTCATTGGCGGAATTTTGCTGCTGGCAATTATTATCTCGATTATTTTTCCGCACCATGACAAGACAAAGGCCGAACATCAGACAGCCGAAAAATCCCAAAATTAA
- the nuoJ gene encoding NADH dehydrogenase I subunit J: MQTDAGQLVFYLFSFIVIISAIYVVTLKNIFHSAIFLVLTLFGVAGIYILLHAEFLAAVQVLIYVGAVSVLMIFAIMLTTRLASREIRQSNEQVMAGIFIGAGFLLASLGSFANTVWHIVDKPLPENNTLTLGQLLMNEYVLPFEVVSIVLLAALIGAVVLARKEGA, from the coding sequence ATGCAAACTGATGCCGGGCAATTGGTGTTTTACCTGTTCTCTTTCATTGTTATTATTTCCGCCATCTATGTGGTGACCCTGAAAAATATTTTTCATTCCGCCATCTTTCTGGTCCTGACCCTGTTCGGGGTGGCCGGAATTTATATCCTTCTGCATGCCGAATTTCTGGCCGCCGTGCAGGTGCTGATTTATGTCGGCGCCGTTTCCGTCCTGATGATTTTCGCCATAATGCTTACCACCCGTCTGGCCTCCCGGGAAATCCGGCAGAGTAATGAGCAGGTGATGGCCGGCATATTCATCGGCGCGGGCTTTCTCCTGGCGAGTCTGGGTTCCTTTGCCAACACCGTCTGGCATATCGTCGATAAGCCCCTTCCCGAAAATAACACCCTCACCCTCGGTCAGTTGCTGATGAATGAGTATGTCCTGCCGTTCGAAGTGGTTTCGATTGTTCTTCTGGCGGCTTTGATCGGGGCGGTGGTGCTGGCCCGGAAGGAAGGAGCGTGA
- the nuoM gene encoding NADH-quinone oxidoreductase subunit M gives MGLLSYIIFIPIVGSLVILFLPRDNFKAIRWTSAFFSFVPMLLSFYLIYDYYFGFAGTAQMAYIEGPFQWISAINAQYFLGVDGISVPMVALTGLLSFLSILASFNIEKRVKEYFVFFLLLETGMMGVFVSLDFFLFYIFWEVMLVPMYFLIGIWGGPRKEYAAIKFFLYTLFGSIFMLVAILILYFTSTPHTLNMLELIKTAPTLSHSLQLLCFAFFFVGFAIKVPVWPFHTWLPDAHVEAPTAVSVILAGVLLKMGTYGMLRVSWPMFPQGLKFFAIPIALLGLIGIIYGALVSMAQKDLKKLVAYSSVSHMGYCMLALGAFSSVTALTGVMFQMVSHGLITGALFLMVGVLYDRAHTREIAAFGGLGVKIPVYTGLMVLFSMASLGLPGMSGFVSEFMVFVGSFGSFKIITALAVLGVVLTAAYMLRMVQRMFLGEFNIAKWGALTEINLREIITVAPLAILTIYVGVYPGPLSNIMKATLENLVTLMAR, from the coding sequence ATGGGTTTGCTCAGTTATATAATTTTCATACCGATAGTCGGTTCCCTGGTGATTCTTTTCCTGCCCCGGGATAACTTCAAGGCCATACGCTGGACCTCGGCCTTTTTCTCGTTCGTCCCGATGCTCCTTTCGTTTTACCTGATTTACGACTATTACTTTGGCTTCGCCGGAACTGCCCAGATGGCCTATATCGAAGGACCCTTCCAATGGATTTCCGCCATCAATGCCCAGTATTTCCTCGGTGTCGACGGTATCTCGGTCCCGATGGTCGCTCTGACCGGCTTGCTTTCCTTCCTGTCGATTCTGGCCTCATTCAATATCGAAAAACGGGTTAAAGAATATTTCGTCTTCTTCCTCCTTCTGGAAACCGGTATGATGGGGGTTTTCGTCTCTCTCGACTTCTTCCTCTTCTATATTTTCTGGGAAGTCATGCTGGTCCCAATGTATTTCCTGATCGGCATCTGGGGCGGGCCGAGGAAAGAATATGCGGCGATTAAGTTCTTCTTATATACCTTGTTCGGCTCCATCTTCATGCTCGTGGCCATTCTGATTCTCTATTTCACCAGCACTCCGCATACATTGAATATGTTGGAATTGATCAAGACTGCGCCGACCCTCAGTCACTCTCTGCAACTTCTGTGCTTTGCCTTCTTCTTCGTCGGCTTCGCCATCAAGGTCCCGGTCTGGCCGTTCCATACCTGGTTACCCGATGCCCACGTCGAGGCCCCGACCGCCGTTTCCGTGATTCTGGCCGGCGTTCTGTTGAAGATGGGAACTTATGGTATGCTCCGCGTTTCGTGGCCGATGTTTCCGCAGGGACTCAAATTTTTCGCCATTCCCATCGCCCTTCTGGGTCTGATCGGAATCATTTATGGCGCTCTGGTTTCGATGGCGCAAAAAGACTTGAAAAAGCTGGTGGCCTATTCCTCGGTCTCCCATATGGGCTATTGCATGCTGGCGCTGGGGGCCTTTTCCTCCGTCACCGCTTTGACCGGCGTGATGTTCCAGATGGTCAGCCACGGTTTGATCACCGGCGCCCTGTTCCTTATGGTGGGCGTTTTGTATGACCGCGCCCACACCCGCGAAATTGCGGCCTTCGGCGGTTTGGGGGTCAAGATCCCGGTCTATACCGGACTCATGGTTCTTTTCTCGATGGCCTCATTGGGTTTGCCCGGCATGTCGGGATTCGTGTCCGAATTCATGGTCTTTGTCGGCTCCTTCGGAAGTTTCAAAATTATTACCGCTCTGGCGGTACTGGGCGTGGTTCTGACCGCCGCTTATATGCTCCGCATGGTGCAGAGAATGTTCCTCGGGGAGTTCAATATCGCCAAGTGGGGCGCCCTGACCGAGATTAATCTGCGCGAAATTATCACCGTCGCACCCCTGGCCATCCTGACCATTTATGTCGGCGTCTACCCCGGACCGCTTTCCAATATTATGAAAGCCACTCTGGAAAACCTCGTTACGCTCATGGCGCGATAG
- the nuoN gene encoding NADH-quinone oxidoreductase subunit N, whose protein sequence is MPGTKFELLIPEIFLFIWALFLFVYDLGTKRKNPQSLGYLAMFGIAATAVLLALYHGGFAFGTMFQSDQLALFFKVIFLGAAFMAVGASFDIASEKIHNHRGEYYGLILLSTVGMMFLSSASELLMLYIGLELTTIPLYVLAAYFKDDRLSVESGMKYLIVGAFSSAILLYGLSILYGLSGTTDIVTMKINLSLVFLANGKIGPALILAMVMVIAGIGFKLALVPFHMWAPDVYQGAPTPIAGFLSVGSKAAGVVAFARIFVNGLIGFATHVMKPLDWGIIIAVLASAAMILGNITALRQKNIKRMLAYSSIAQIGYLMIGMVAANALGVSAVSYYLFIYLFANMGAFTIATIFNDKTGSDGIISYAGLSKSSPAFAACMTVFLLSLAGIPPLGGFVGKYLVFASGIQAGYTWLVILALLTAVVSLYYYANVIKMMYFSAENPDYKIKPPAAAKIVLFIGVAGVIVFGIFPQPILNLAAEAAKVFAF, encoded by the coding sequence ATGCCCGGCACCAAATTTGAACTGCTGATTCCGGAAATTTTCCTTTTTATCTGGGCCCTCTTCCTGTTTGTGTACGATTTGGGGACCAAAAGAAAAAATCCCCAGTCGCTCGGTTATCTGGCCATGTTCGGAATTGCCGCCACGGCGGTGCTTTTGGCGCTATATCATGGCGGCTTCGCTTTTGGGACCATGTTTCAGTCCGACCAGTTGGCCCTCTTCTTCAAAGTCATCTTCCTCGGAGCGGCCTTCATGGCGGTCGGGGCTTCGTTCGATATCGCCTCCGAGAAAATTCATAACCACCGGGGTGAATATTACGGGCTGATTCTTCTTTCGACCGTCGGAATGATGTTCCTCTCGTCGGCCAGCGAACTCCTCATGCTTTATATCGGTCTCGAGTTGACCACGATCCCGTTATATGTTCTGGCCGCCTATTTCAAGGATGACCGCCTTTCCGTCGAAAGCGGCATGAAATATTTGATTGTCGGCGCTTTCTCCTCGGCAATTCTTCTTTATGGTTTGTCCATACTTTACGGCCTGTCCGGAACCACCGACATCGTCACGATGAAAATAAATCTTTCCCTGGTATTTCTGGCCAATGGCAAGATCGGGCCGGCCCTGATTCTGGCGATGGTCATGGTCATTGCCGGTATCGGTTTCAAACTGGCGCTGGTGCCGTTCCATATGTGGGCGCCCGATGTTTATCAGGGCGCGCCGACTCCTATCGCCGGTTTTCTCTCCGTTGGTTCGAAAGCGGCGGGCGTGGTCGCTTTTGCCCGGATCTTTGTCAATGGGCTGATCGGATTCGCCACCCATGTCATGAAACCGCTCGACTGGGGAATAATAATAGCCGTTCTGGCCTCGGCCGCCATGATCCTCGGAAATATCACCGCTCTGCGGCAGAAAAATATCAAGCGGATGCTGGCTTATTCCTCCATCGCTCAGATCGGGTACTTGATGATCGGTATGGTGGCAGCCAACGCCCTCGGGGTGTCGGCGGTCAGTTATTATCTTTTCATTTATCTTTTCGCCAATATGGGGGCTTTCACGATCGCCACCATCTTTAACGATAAGACCGGCTCCGATGGTATCATCAGTTATGCGGGACTGTCCAAATCATCTCCGGCCTTTGCCGCCTGCATGACAGTTTTCCTTCTTTCCTTAGCCGGAATTCCTCCGCTTGGCGGCTTTGTCGGAAAATATCTGGTGTTCGCCTCCGGTATTCAGGCCGGATATACCTGGCTGGTGATTCTGGCTCTGCTGACCGCGGTCGTGTCGCTTTATTATTATGCCAATGTCATCAAGATGATGTATTTCTCCGCCGAGAATCCGGATTATAAAATCAAACCCCCGGCGGCGGCCAAGATTGTCCTGTTTATCGGGGTTGCCGGTGTCATTGTTTTCGGGATATTTCCTCAGCCGATTCTTAATCTGGCGGCCGAGGCCGCCAAAGTTTTCGCCTTTTAA